One genomic region from Tachysurus vachellii isolate PV-2020 chromosome 22, HZAU_Pvac_v1, whole genome shotgun sequence encodes:
- the mdm4 gene encoding protein Mdm4 isoform X1 — MMNSMSSALHSASSPACRALPGEGSQVQPKAPLLQILRVAGAQEEIFTLKEVMHYLGQYIIVKELYDKQRQHIVHCQDDPLGELLEVESFSVKSPSPVYEMLKRNLLILNGSDAAKNVSVGKDSMSPCEDPGQVSSKMCSSGTSCSDASTCAMQNSSQRRPRDEEDDSLDGMPRSACKRPKLDVSLEEWDLSGLPWWFLGNLRSNYTRRSNGSTDIHTNQLLCKQEEDTAVVSDTTDDLWFLNEAESEQVSVEMKEAALEQGSDSESPQEEEEQGRGSKEDKEMQEELDDDSQCLSDDTDTEISTQDAWQCSECRKFNSATQRYCMRCWALRKDWYKDCTRLAHSVSVPELPDPKDENEDEDDGIDVPDCPRTVSDPVILPSHWVSRDLPASPVSAKGKAPRRVLQCSQESQEGREVMLEPCRLCRVRPRDGNIIHGHTAHMLTCFPCARKLHKCHAPCPGCGQIIQKVIKTFVA, encoded by the exons ATGATGAACTCCATGTCATCGGCCTTGCATTCGGCTTCAAGCCCAGCATGCAGAGCTCTACCCGGGGAAGGAAGTCAG GTCCAGCCCAAGGCTCCACTGCTGCAGATTCTTCGGGTAGCTGGAGCTCAGGAGGAGATTTTCACTCTGAAGGAG gtaATGCACTACCTTGGCCAGTACATCATTGTGAAGGAATTATATGACAAACAGAGGCAACACATTGTCCATTGTCAAGATGATCCCCTTGGGGAGCTGCTGGAAGTGGAAAGCTTTTCTGTCAAAAGCCCCAG CCCTGTCTATGAGATGCTGAAGAGGAACTTGCTCATTTTAAATGGCTCGG ACGCGGCAAAGAATGTTTCAGTCGGCAAGGATTCTATGTCTCCATGTGAAGATCCCGGGCAG GTGTCCAGCAAGATGTGTAGCTCTGGAACATCCTGCAGTGATGCCAGTACCTGTGCCATGCAGAATTCGTCTCAACGAAGACCGCGGGATGAAGAGGACG ACTCTTTAGATGGGATGCCAAGGTCAGCCTGTAAGCGGCCAAAGCTGGATGTGAGTCTTGAAGAATGGGACCTGTCCGGCCTGCCTTGGTGGTTTCTGGGTAATCTGCGCAGTAATTACACACGCAGGAGCAATGGATCCACAGATATCCACACAAATCAA CTTCTTTGTAAACAGGAGGAGGACACTGCTGTTGTGTCAGACACCACGGATGACCTGTGGTTTCTGAATGAGGCAGAGAGCGAGCAGGTTAGTGTGGAAATGAAGGAAGCAGCACTTGAACAAGGCAGTGACTCAGAGTCTCctcaggaggaagaggagcaagGGAGGGGCAGTAAAGAGGACAAGGAG ATGCAGGAGGAGCTAGATGATGACTCGCAGTGTCTCAGTGATGATACAGACACCGAGATCTCCACTCAG GATGCCTGGCAGTGCTCAGAGTGCCGCAAGTTTAACTCTGCCACACAGCGCTACTGCATGCGTTGCTGGGCACTCCGCAAGGACTGGTACAAGGACTGCACTCGACTAGCACACTCTGTTTCTGTCCCGGAACTCCCAGATCCCAAAGACGAAAacgaggatgaggatgatggcaTCGACGTGCCTGACTGCCCAAGAACCGTTTCAGACCCTGTCATCCTGCCCTCACATTGGGTATCCCGTGATTTACCTGCCTCGCCCGTGTCCGCTAAGGGCAAAGCCCCACGACGGGTCCTCCAGTGTTCCCAGGAGAGCCAAGAAGGGCGTGAAGTCATGCTGGAACCCTGCAGGCTGTGCCGTGTCCGCCCACGTGACGGCAACATCATTCACGGGCACACGGCGCACATGCTCACCTGCTTTCCCTGTGCACGCAAGCTACACAAGTGCCACGCCCCTTGCCCTGGCTGTGGCCAGATCATCCAGAAAGTCATCAAGACGTTTGTAGCCTGA
- the mdm4 gene encoding protein Mdm4 isoform X2, whose amino-acid sequence MMNSMSSALHSASSPACRALPGEGSQVQPKAPLLQILRVAGAQEEIFTLKEVMHYLGQYIIVKELYDKQRQHIVHCQDDPLGELLEVESFSVKSPSPVYEMLKRNLLILNGSDAAKNVSVGKDSMSPCEDPGQVSSKMCSSGTSCSDASTCAMQNSSQRRPRDEEDDSLDGMPRSACKRPKLDVSLEEWDLSGLPWWFLGNLRSNYTRRSNGSTDIHTNQEEDTAVVSDTTDDLWFLNEAESEQVSVEMKEAALEQGSDSESPQEEEEQGRGSKEDKEMQEELDDDSQCLSDDTDTEISTQDAWQCSECRKFNSATQRYCMRCWALRKDWYKDCTRLAHSVSVPELPDPKDENEDEDDGIDVPDCPRTVSDPVILPSHWVSRDLPASPVSAKGKAPRRVLQCSQESQEGREVMLEPCRLCRVRPRDGNIIHGHTAHMLTCFPCARKLHKCHAPCPGCGQIIQKVIKTFVA is encoded by the exons ATGATGAACTCCATGTCATCGGCCTTGCATTCGGCTTCAAGCCCAGCATGCAGAGCTCTACCCGGGGAAGGAAGTCAG GTCCAGCCCAAGGCTCCACTGCTGCAGATTCTTCGGGTAGCTGGAGCTCAGGAGGAGATTTTCACTCTGAAGGAG gtaATGCACTACCTTGGCCAGTACATCATTGTGAAGGAATTATATGACAAACAGAGGCAACACATTGTCCATTGTCAAGATGATCCCCTTGGGGAGCTGCTGGAAGTGGAAAGCTTTTCTGTCAAAAGCCCCAG CCCTGTCTATGAGATGCTGAAGAGGAACTTGCTCATTTTAAATGGCTCGG ACGCGGCAAAGAATGTTTCAGTCGGCAAGGATTCTATGTCTCCATGTGAAGATCCCGGGCAG GTGTCCAGCAAGATGTGTAGCTCTGGAACATCCTGCAGTGATGCCAGTACCTGTGCCATGCAGAATTCGTCTCAACGAAGACCGCGGGATGAAGAGGACG ACTCTTTAGATGGGATGCCAAGGTCAGCCTGTAAGCGGCCAAAGCTGGATGTGAGTCTTGAAGAATGGGACCTGTCCGGCCTGCCTTGGTGGTTTCTGGGTAATCTGCGCAGTAATTACACACGCAGGAGCAATGGATCCACAGATATCCACACAAATCAA GAGGAGGACACTGCTGTTGTGTCAGACACCACGGATGACCTGTGGTTTCTGAATGAGGCAGAGAGCGAGCAGGTTAGTGTGGAAATGAAGGAAGCAGCACTTGAACAAGGCAGTGACTCAGAGTCTCctcaggaggaagaggagcaagGGAGGGGCAGTAAAGAGGACAAGGAG ATGCAGGAGGAGCTAGATGATGACTCGCAGTGTCTCAGTGATGATACAGACACCGAGATCTCCACTCAG GATGCCTGGCAGTGCTCAGAGTGCCGCAAGTTTAACTCTGCCACACAGCGCTACTGCATGCGTTGCTGGGCACTCCGCAAGGACTGGTACAAGGACTGCACTCGACTAGCACACTCTGTTTCTGTCCCGGAACTCCCAGATCCCAAAGACGAAAacgaggatgaggatgatggcaTCGACGTGCCTGACTGCCCAAGAACCGTTTCAGACCCTGTCATCCTGCCCTCACATTGGGTATCCCGTGATTTACCTGCCTCGCCCGTGTCCGCTAAGGGCAAAGCCCCACGACGGGTCCTCCAGTGTTCCCAGGAGAGCCAAGAAGGGCGTGAAGTCATGCTGGAACCCTGCAGGCTGTGCCGTGTCCGCCCACGTGACGGCAACATCATTCACGGGCACACGGCGCACATGCTCACCTGCTTTCCCTGTGCACGCAAGCTACACAAGTGCCACGCCCCTTGCCCTGGCTGTGGCCAGATCATCCAGAAAGTCATCAAGACGTTTGTAGCCTGA
- the lrrn2 gene encoding leucine-rich repeat neuronal protein 2 encodes MSVITMVFVLIHLLLGVASSLVIHSIPWKVPCPHQCVCQIKPWYSPQSVYREAPTVDCNDLLLTQLPTSLPPETQTLRLQSNLISSVDQSELEGLVNLTELDLSHNSFISTRNLKITDLPAVLSLHMEENQLRHLPEAAFSGLPNLQELYLNHNRLRSISPGAFKGLGNLLRLHLNSNHLMIIDRRWFHSLPQLEVLMTGGNPVDTIQELNFKPLGSLRSLVLAGMGLREVSERALEGLLNLESISFYDNNLTKVPKEALQKLPGLKFLDLNKNPIQLVQKGDFRDMLHLKELGLNNMEDLVSIEQSAMENLPELTKLEITNNPRLSFIHPQAFQKLPRMESLMLNSNALSALHRQTVQSLPSLQEISLHTNPIRCDCLIRWVGAEDDKPVRFIEPQSTFCSEPPELKARRVKEVSFREMADSCLPLIAPNMFPSYIQLRHGDNIALHCRALAEPEPSIYWVIPKGLRLTPSTRYGRYQVLTEGTLEIFGVTAEEAGIYTCVAQNLVGADTKSLTLKVEGSGRAQITINQINEDSLQVHDVTERYALLSWHTGHNIPTARISWIANGSLEDHQKHSIRILAGTRGFNLSRLQPGTHYKVCLHMGSNDTSCVHLRTKEEFILHLWADLTHAILLGLSAFSMIVMAVRACQLRTMYDWKEYEKTHSTILTQEAMAFMAPVSLQQDKDKLSEGGGKALSDAKPAQDVPGTEKETF; translated from the coding sequence atgagtgtgaTTACAATGGTCTTTGTGCTTATTCATCTCCTGCTTGGGGTTGCCAGCTCCTTGGTTATTCACTCAATCCCCTGGAAGGTACCCTGTCCTCACCAGTGTGTATGCCAGATCAAACCCTGGTACTCACCACAGTCTGTGTATAGAGAGGCTCCAACTGTTGACTGCAATGACCTGCTCCTCACTCAGTTGCCTACATCCCTCCCTCCAGAGACACAAACATTAAGGCTGCAGAGTAACCTCATCAGTTCAGTGGACCAAAGTGAACTCGAGGGTCTTGTAAATCTAACTGAGCTGGATCTCTCCCACAACAGTTTCATCAGCACCCGTAACTTGAAAATTACTGACCTGCCAGCTGTTCTAAGCCTACACATGGAAGAGAATCAGCTGAGGCACCTGCCTGAAGCAGCTTTCTCTGGACTGCCTAACCTTCAAGAATTGTATCTCAATCATAATAGGCTCAGAAGTATTTCGCCAGGAGCTTTCAAAGGTTTAGGTAACCTTTTGAGGCTTCATCTCAACTCTAACCACCTAATGATAATTGACAGGCGCTGGTTCCATTCTCTGCCTCAACTTGAAGTACTCATGACAGGTGGAAATCCAGTGGACACTATCCAAGAGCTCAACTTCAAACCTCTTGGATCCTTGCGCAGCCTAGTGTTGGCAGGCATGGGCTTACGTGAGGTCTCAGAGCGTGCTCTAGAAGGACTTTTGAACCTGGAGAGCATTAGCTTCTATGACAACAACTTGACCAAGGTCCCAAAAGAGGCACTTCAGAAGCTACCAGGCTTGAAATTTCTGGATCTTAACAAGAACCCAATTCAGCTGGTGCAGAAAGGGGACTTCAGGGACATGCTTCATCTGAAGGAGCTTGGCTTAAACAACATGGAGGATCTGGTGTCCATTGAGCAATCAGCAATGGAAAACCTCCCTGAACTAACAAAACTAGAAATCACAAACAATCCACGACTGTCTTTCATTCACCCTCAGGCTTTCCAGAAGCTACCACGTATGGAGAGCTTGATGCTCAACAGTAACGCCTTGAGTGCTCTGCATCGTCAGACTGTGCAGTCTCTGCCAAGCTTACAGGAGATCAGTCTACACACCAATCCCATTCGCTGTGACTGCCTTATTCGCTGGGTAGGAGCAGAGGATGACAAGCCAGTCCGTTTCATTGAACCACAGTCCACATTCTGCTCAGAACCGCCAGAGTTAAAAGCAAGACGAGTGAAAGAAGTCTCCTTCAGGGAGATGGCAGATAGCTGCCTCCCTTTGATTGCTCCAAACATGTTCCCTTCTTACATTCAACTGAGACATGGGGACAACATAGCCCTGCATTGCCGAGCACTGGCAGAACCAGAACCAAGTATTTACTGGGTCATTCCAAAAGGTTTGAGATTAACTCCTTCCACAAGGTATGGACGTTACCAGGTTTTAACAGAGGGCACTTTGGAAATATTTGGAGTCACCGCTGAGGAGGCTGGTATCTACACTTGTGTCGCACAGAATCTAGTTGGAGCTGACACAAAGAGTCTAACACTAAAAGTGGAGGGATCTGGCAGGGCTCAAATAACaatcaatcaaataaatgaaGACAGCCTGCAGGTCCACGATGTTACAGAACGGTATGCTTTACTATCTTGGCATACGGGTCACAACATTCCTACTGCACGAATTTCTTGGATAGCAAATGGAAGCCTGGAAGACCACCAAAAGCATAGCATCAGAATACTCGCTGGCACTAGGGGCTTCAACCTATCCCGCCTCCAACCAGGAACCCATTACAAGGTCTGTCTGCATATGGGGTCAAATGACACCTCATGTGTCCACCTCAGGACTAAAGAGGAGTTTATACTACATCTTTGGGCAGACCTCACCCATGCAATCCTACTGGGTTTATCAGCTTTTTCCATGATCGTGATGGCAGTCAGAGCTTGTCAGTTGAGGACAATGTATGACTGGAAAGAGTATGAAAAAACCCATTCTACCATTTTGACCCAGGAAGCAATGGCTTTCATGGCACCAGTTTCACTTCAGCAGGACAAGGATAAACTCTCAGAGGGCGGCGGAAAGGCGCTAAGCGATGCTAAGCCAGCACAAGATGTTCCAGGTACTGAGAAAGAGACATTTTAA